In one Pempheris klunzingeri isolate RE-2024b chromosome 8, fPemKlu1.hap1, whole genome shotgun sequence genomic region, the following are encoded:
- the LOC139204968 gene encoding trypsin-like, with translation MRLLALLLMVGAAVAVPREDGKIIGGYECYPHSRPYMASLNYGYHFCGGVLINSQWVLSVAHCWYNPYAMQIMLGEHDLRVFEGTEQLMKTENIIWHPSYDYQTLDFDMMLIKLFHPVEVTEAVAPIPLPTGCPMAGLRCSVSGWGNTALGGEVHMPTLLHCLDVPILDDRDCKNAYPDMISPRMVCAGYIEGGKDACNGDSGSPLVCDGEVQGLVSWGQGCALPNYPGVYVKVCEFMYWIQETIAANP, from the exons ATGAGActgctggctctgctgctgatggtggGAGCTGCTG tggcAGTTCCCCGTGAAGATGGCAAGATCATTGGCGGTTACGAGTGTTATCCGCACTCTCGTCCATACATGGCCTCCCTCAACTATGGCTACCACTTCTGTGGTGGGGTGCTCATCAACTCACAGTGGGTGCTCTCTGTTGCCCACTGTTGGTACAA TCCCTATGCCATGCAGATCATGCTGGGAGAACACGATTTGCGAGTGTTTGAGGGTACGGAGCAGCTCATGAAGACCGAAAACATCATCTGGCACCCTAG TTATGACTACCAGACTCTGGATTTTGACATGATGCTGATCAAGCTCTTCCACCCAGTGGAGGTGACAGAGGCAGTCGCACCAATCCCATTGCCCACAGGGTGCCCAATGGCTGGGCTCCGCTGCTCTGTGTCTGGTTGGGGCAACACCGCCTTGGGTGGCGAGG TGCACATGCCCACTCTTCTGCACTGTTTGGACGTGCCCATATTGGACGACCGGGACTGTAAGAACGCCTATCCTGACATGATCTCACCCAGGATGGTGTGTGCTGGATACATTGAGGGAGGCAAAGACGCGTGCAAT GGTGACTCTGGCAGCCCTCTGGTGTGTGATGGAGAGGTCCAAGGCCTGGTGTCATGGGGTCAGGGATGTGCCCTGCCTAACTACCCCGGAGTCTATGTCAAAGTGTGCGAGTTCATGTACTGGATTCAGGAAACCATCGCAGCCAACCCCTGA